The genomic window TCTGGACCGATGGTTCCGGTCGAATCGAGTCCCGGCGACCCGAAAAGTCAGCCAATTCGGCACAAACAGCTCGGAATCCATCTGAAGTTTGGGGGTGTCAGGTGTGGGTTGTGCGGGTTGTGCAAAGAGGTCCGTTCATTCCGGGAACTTTGTGGATCCTGTTGACGTCACAAAGAAGGCATTTCGTTGACACCGCATCGCCCCTAACTAGACTCGCTGTCGCGGTTTGCTGTTTGTGGCCACTGCCGCATCGTCACGGAAAACGCCCCCGCGGCGTGTGACAGCACTGCTTCCCCCTTTTCTGGTCCCCAGGGGCCCATCCTGCCAGAGACCCTCGATGATTCATCGTCAGCCTTCTCAACCATTGTCGGATTGGACTTCTCAAACCGATTCGGAGCAAACATCCGACCGCGAAGCGGGCAAAGCACGCTCGAAACGCCGTCCGAGTCGACGTAGCAATCGCCTTCAGAAACGCCGCCTGATGATGGAAGGGCTGGAGAGTCGCCAACTGCTGGCCGCCGGCGGCGTGGTCCCCAGCGTTCCCGCTTTGGACGAATACGAAGGCCCACGCAACATTGGTGCCGTTGCCGCATTCCCAATGACCGAAGTCGAAGGTCGTGGTGATCTAGGCGAGAACGATTTTGCAAACATTCGTGACTCAGAGTTCTTGCCGTTAGGGAACGGGGCTGGAAAGCGTGACACGATCGACCTGTCGGGAACGGCTGGTTTTGTTTCAGCGTCCTCAACCAGCTTCGAGACTGACATCGACGTTTATCGCTTCGATCTGGAAGCAGGCGACATTCTGGACATCGCAACGCTCGGCGGCACTACATCTTTTACGGTGTATGGCCAAGCACGATTAGATGCCAATGGGAATGCCATCACTTATCCGGGTGAGGTATCTGTCTTTGGCAGCCGTGCTTCGATCTGGTACGGGGTCGACGAACCGCAAGATACCTATCCTGCAAACTCGCCGTTGCAAACTTTGGGCAACGCGTACTTTGCTCAAGTCGTTCCACAAACAGGTACCTACTACGTTGAGGTCGCGGCACAAGCGACCAATGTTGATTACACGCTTGGTCTTCGCACATACCGTCCGGTGACGGAAAGTTTGCCGGTCGGTCAGGCGCAAAAACTGTATCTGGACTTCGATGGCGGAACGTTCAACATCGATCGTTTCAACACGATTGCTGGTGGTGACGGTGCTTTGCCAATCGGAGGTGTCTATCGGGTCCCGACGTTGCAGCAGACGTTGTTTGATCAAGGGGTTCAGGTCACCCCGGCTGAATACGAAAACTTGATGCGAAACATCGTTGCCAATGTTGAGTCGCACTTCAACGCTGTCGCCAATGACGGCTTCAACGGTGACTATGAATCGACGGGAGTTCCCGGCGATTTCGGTATCGAAATTTTGAATAGCTTTGATCACGACGATCCAGGCAGTGATCCAAATGTGACTCGATTGGCTATTGGAGGAACGGAGGCCATCTTCAACTTTGTCGTGCCAGTCAATGGTGTGGCCGAGTCCGTTGATATCGGCAACTTCGACCTTCGTGAGACGGGCGTGTTGTTGCTCGACAACCTTCGTGCCACCGCGAACTTGTTCCAGCGTAGCCCGGCTCTGAGTGAGTTTGATGCATTCGCTGCATCGATCGCAGCGACCGCCAGTCACGAAGCTGGGCACTTGTTCGGCCTACGTCACACGAACAACGCCAACTTCACCGCGAACTTGATGGATTCGGGAGGGAACCTGCAAACGGTCTTTGATAGCCGAGTTGGAACCGGACCGGACCTGATCTTGGGTACGACTGATGATGTTCAAGTGAAGTTCGCGACGGATATCTTCGCACCAGCAGAAGGCATCTTTGGTGTGAACTACACCGGGCACGCGGCAGCATTCGCGTTGACAACGGGTACCGTTGGTACCTCCGCAACTGGGCGTGTTTTCAATGATGCGAATGGTAGCGGAACGTTCACCGGCGATTCGGGATTGGGTGGCGTCACCGTCTTCCTGGATGTCAACGGTGACGGTGTATTGAGCCCGGCGGATCCACGCAGTGTCACCGCTGCCGATGGAACGTACAGCCTGTTCGGTGCATCCGGTAGCTACAACGTGATCGCAGTCGCTCCGGATAACTTTGTGGCGACGACTTCGGTCAGCCGACCTGTCACATTGGGAAGCACCGGTGGCGTGTTGCCAAGCTTTGGTTTCCGACAAGTTCAGTCAGACGTTACCGGACGTAAGTTCGAAGACTTGAACGAGAACGGTTTCTACGACGCTGGTGAACCTGGCATCGAAGGTGCCTACATCTACGCTGACTTGGACGGCGATGACCGATTGGATTTGGGCGAACCGTTTGCCATCACTGATGAGAACGGTCTGTATTCACTGAACCTGCCCGACGTTTCTTATTCCTACGCCATTCGCGAAGTGGAAGAGGCTGGGTTTGAACGCACGGTGCCACTGACGGGCGAGTACATCGTCACGCCAGGCAGTGCACCTGCGGACGATTTCAACTTCGGCGGTCGCTCGTCACTCGATTACGGGGATGCCCCCGATAGTTATGGAACGCTCAGTGCATCCGGTGGTGCCAGCCACGGCATCTTGGATGGTTTGACGCTTGGTGCCACCATCGACAGCGAAAACGATGGTCAACCTTCTGCGGACGCCACCGGCGATGGTGCGGACGAAGACGGCATTCAGTTCACCGCTCCTTTGGTTCCCGGTACCACCAGCAGCGTTCAAGTCACCGTTAACAACTCGACAGGTGGGCAAGCCTATTTGCAAGGTTGGATCGACGTCGATGGCAGCGGGACCTTTGAGTCCGATGAGTTGTTCATCAGCAACGAGGCATTGGCGTCCGGTGTTCACTCGGTGCCGGTCACCCTGCCGAGTTTCGCGTTGCCAGTGAGCGGATTGCTGGACACATTCGCTCGATTCCGTTTGAGCCAATCGACCAACGTTCCAGCAACCGGATTTGCTGAAACCGGTGAAGTCGAAGACTACGCGGTTCGAATCCTGAACAACGGCGATTTGGCAAACGACGACTCGGTCTCGGTGCCGCGAAACAGCCAAGGCTTCCCGATCGATGTGTTGGCAAACGATTTCAACTCGGCCGCCAACCCGCTGACCATCACCACACAGGGCACGGCAGCGACCCAAGGTGTCGTGACCATTAGCTCGGCAGCACCTGGGCAACAAGTTTTGTTGTACACGCCGCCAAACAACTTCGTCGGCCAAGACACGATTCAGTACCGTGTCATCGACACCCAAGGAAATGTTGCGACGGCGACCGTCAGCGTGAACGTGACCTTCCAAACGGAAGACCCGATCGCATTGGATGACATCTATCGCATCCCCGCGAACGCGAATAGCAGCGGTGGTTTCCCACTGAACGTGTTGGACAACGACATCGCGTCGAGTGCTCCTGGTGGATTGACATTGGCGTCGGTCACCAATGGCACGGCTGGCGGCACCGTGGTGCTGACGCAGAACAACCAGTCGGTTCGCTACACACCGGCCCCTGGTTTCACCGGGTCTGAGCAGTTCATGTACACGGTTCAGGACAGTGAGAACAACTTCTCGACGGCGACGGTCACCGTTTCGATCAATCCTGACGCCGATGCTGACGACTTGGCATCGTTCACGTTGGAAATTTTGGACGAAGTCAACGACACGCAACGTCCAACATTGCAACAAGGCGATATCTTCCGCCTGCGAGTCAGCGTGGACGACCTGCGAGCTTTGAATGCGTTTGAAGCTCAAGGCCTCGCGTCAGCCTTCATGGACATCTTGTACTCCAGCGAGTTGGTGACGACTGTCGACACCGACCTCAGCGATGCGTTCCCGTT from Rhodopirellula halodulae includes these protein-coding regions:
- a CDS encoding Ig-like domain-containing protein translates to MIHRQPSQPLSDWTSQTDSEQTSDREAGKARSKRRPSRRSNRLQKRRLMMEGLESRQLLAAGGVVPSVPALDEYEGPRNIGAVAAFPMTEVEGRGDLGENDFANIRDSEFLPLGNGAGKRDTIDLSGTAGFVSASSTSFETDIDVYRFDLEAGDILDIATLGGTTSFTVYGQARLDANGNAITYPGEVSVFGSRASIWYGVDEPQDTYPANSPLQTLGNAYFAQVVPQTGTYYVEVAAQATNVDYTLGLRTYRPVTESLPVGQAQKLYLDFDGGTFNIDRFNTIAGGDGALPIGGVYRVPTLQQTLFDQGVQVTPAEYENLMRNIVANVESHFNAVANDGFNGDYESTGVPGDFGIEILNSFDHDDPGSDPNVTRLAIGGTEAIFNFVVPVNGVAESVDIGNFDLRETGVLLLDNLRATANLFQRSPALSEFDAFAASIAATASHEAGHLFGLRHTNNANFTANLMDSGGNLQTVFDSRVGTGPDLILGTTDDVQVKFATDIFAPAEGIFGVNYTGHAAAFALTTGTVGTSATGRVFNDANGSGTFTGDSGLGGVTVFLDVNGDGVLSPADPRSVTAADGTYSLFGASGSYNVIAVAPDNFVATTSVSRPVTLGSTGGVLPSFGFRQVQSDVTGRKFEDLNENGFYDAGEPGIEGAYIYADLDGDDRLDLGEPFAITDENGLYSLNLPDVSYSYAIREVEEAGFERTVPLTGEYIVTPGSAPADDFNFGGRSSLDYGDAPDSYGTLSASGGASHGILDGLTLGATIDSENDGQPSADATGDGADEDGIQFTAPLVPGTTSSVQVTVNNSTGGQAYLQGWIDVDGSGTFESDELFISNEALASGVHSVPVTLPSFALPVSGLLDTFARFRLSQSTNVPATGFAETGEVEDYAVRILNNGDLANDDSVSVPRNSQGFPIDVLANDFNSAANPLTITTQGTAATQGVVTISSAAPGQQVLLYTPPNNFVGQDTIQYRVIDTQGNVATATVSVNVTFQTEDPIALDDIYRIPANANSSGGFPLNVLDNDIASSAPGGLTLASVTNGTAGGTVVLTQNNQSVRYTPAPGFTGSEQFMYTVQDSENNFSTATVTVSINPDADADDLASFTLEILDEVNDTQRPTLQQGDIFRLRVSVDDLRALNAFEAQGLASAFMDILYSSELVTTVDTDLSDAFPFDITFGPKFETPGSFQLGNSLTPGLLDEVGAAQSISNLSTVNGPGEDVASHVGPTELFTVTLQAIGSGIAVFQADPADAAISETILIDESSALSFSQIRYGSVEVSIAPAGPDFPSALDDSYPLGLDSNGATISSNFESELDVLNNDLLGTGGEVISFEINQGAANGIAIVRDNGTPNDLSDDYIGYTADIGFNGFDSFTYVTTVSSPTYGIVTSIAEVTLVVGANQSPLAQFDFELVDESGNPINSVAVGQRFGVRINAEDLTQFDPYPVFAGYLDVLYDSARIVPSNTITTDEFGFDVEFADQFNEQSAVGVNTRAGLIDEFGTLRNDSGQPDPGDGPSFATLFFEAIAPGTATVTGSPADRFPFQDTLLDDRDERVDPAQIVYDSLSFTITGSGEPLQNVNLPADVNGDNLVTAIDALLVINELSRLDSAAAGEPGGAGNSALFYHDVNGDKRVSALDALRVINYLNGDSAAGEPVAPAAGEPLSGGIETLASDSDQAISELTGESKVQGGASATQDAANTGGVVVNDSDSDSEEDDLLDLLADDVAGLWS